AACTAACTTCTTTGATAATAAATATTACTACGACAATCCAAATATAATCCCAAGTAAAAACTAAACAAATGATAATGGCTAATTGCGTCAATTTATCTGCAGCCGGATCTAATAATTTGCCTAAATCAGTAATCATATTGTAGCGACGTGCAATAACCCCATCTAACCAATCCGTAATCCCCGATAAAATAATCGTGAAAGCAGCCCACAAGTAGTCTGCATCCGTTTCGGCATTAATGTATTGGTAAATAAATACAGGGATTAAAATAATCCGTAGTAAGGATAACAGGTTAGGGATAGCCAACCAGTCGGATTTCTTCATAGCATTCCAACTCTCTTCAGTAAATTAATATAAGAATAGAGTAACATATTAAACTATGAATATTAACTAAAAATCGTCTAATCAGCAAAAATATTTATTTGGGTTTAAAAAAACGCCCTTCACTTCGCTAAACAGTTAATTTTTCGAAACAAGTGTGGTACATTTATA
This window of the Fundicoccus culcitae genome carries:
- a CDS encoding CDP-alcohol phosphatidyltransferase family protein, whose translation is MKKSDWLAIPNLLSLLRIILIPVFIYQYINAETDADYLWAAFTIILSGITDWLDGVIARRYNMITDLGKLLDPAADKLTQLAIIICLVFTWDYIWIVVVIFIIKEVSLIICDILLLRQGRVMDGALWYGKVSTATFYTCSILLVAFPNMDHRIAYTLMFLTAVGLLFAFISYTRWFIIELRKKPADK